The Zootoca vivipara chromosome 4, rZooViv1.1, whole genome shotgun sequence genome has a segment encoding these proteins:
- the LCMT2 gene encoding tRNA wybutosine-synthesizing protein 4 isoform X1, with protein MGRRRRREQEAAPPGAAPPPAPPSRQVLSTGGSSAASKRSAAAMGYTRDRFALRMAPAGGRRAPIIHRGYYVRAQAVEHCVRAFLLSTHGCPLRQIISLGAGFDSLFFFLKSKGLLCHTVVFEVDFPDVACPKAALIRGTEELITLVGNDASGQTLGAAAFSGEDYRLLGVDLSELPRLEEALHRAGLDPKVPTMLLAEVVLTYMEVERSDALIQWAAGHFLHAWFILYEQIHPEDPFGRVMQNHFSRLNSHLRSLAQYPNCKAQRSRFLQRGWTECSIVNMNEFYRHVVLGEERQRIQALEPFDEFEEWHLKCSHYFILVASKGETPSPNLLFPGLEAPLTRSLPCFAGTVAASACAPVSGLRRYGHRSVIIAPHVILTIGGFGDHGGRHCRLTELHALIKQKDAWQESSVTLAEPGDAWDGRLFHSLTLLQAGWAVVFGGRRSPVKPALEVHCLRVLESASASASSPLRVELTRLLPPQDLPLPRWRHTATKVVHQGEAYLFVYGGCCSRQAVLADWCFLHLKEEGKISCQQIPVDGPVPAGRHSHSACGWAGGVLITGGLDAAEQPLGTILFLRPAGKGFQWHSVETHPPISPRYSHTAHVHRGRLLLVGGVWFHAPSVPGVTVIDLATGLTAEYCIDTASLEWPLMLHNHSSIFLPDEEELLLLGGGGNCFSFGTHLNFHPVRLALASIWSEP; from the exons atgggccgccgccgccggcggGAGCAAGAGGCGGCCCCTCCGGGGGCGGCCCCTCCGCCGGCGCCGCCGTCCCGGCAGGTCCTGTCCACGGGGGGCAGcagcgccgccagcaagaggtcTGCCGCCGCGATGGGCTACACGCGCGACCGCTTCGCACTCCGGATGGCGCCCGCGGGAGGCCGCCGCGCCCCCATCATCCACCG GGGCTACTATGTCCGGGCCCAGGCAGTGGAACACTGTGTCCGGGCATTCCTGCTCAGCACTCATGGCTGCCCTCTAAGGCAG ATCATCTCCTTGGGCGCAGGCTTTgactccctcttcttcttcctcaagaGCAAGGGGCTTCTGTGCCACACAGTGGTCTTTGAGGTTGATTTTCCAGACGTGGCATGCCCTAAAGCAGCCCTCATCAGGGGAACGGAGGAACTGATCACCCTGGTGGGGAACGACGCTTCTGGACAGACTCTGG GAGCGGCTGCTTTTTCCGGGGAGGATTACAGGCTGTTGGGAGTGGACCTCTCTGAGCTGCCACGGCTGGAAGAAGCCTTGCACAGAGCAGGACTGGACCCCAAAGTCCCCACAATGCTGCTGGCTGAAGTGGTGCTCACCTACATGGAGGTGGAGAG gtCAGATGCCCTGATCCAGTGGGCCGCTGGACACTTCCTGCATGCATGGTTCATCCTGTATGAACAGATCCACCCTGAAGACCCCTTTGGGCGTGTCATGCAGAATCACTTCAGCCGGCTCAACTCCCACCTTCGTTCCCTGGCCCAGTACCCCAACTGTAAGGCCCAGCGGTCCCGATTCCTTCAGAGG GGCTGGACAGAATGCAGCATCGTCAACATGAATGAGTTCTACAGACACGTTGTCCTTGGAGAGGAACGGCAGAGGATCCAAGCCCTGGAGCCTTTTGATGAGTTTGAG GAATGGCACCTGAAGTGCTCCCACTATTTCATCCTTGTGGCCTCCAAAGGAGAGACACCATCTCCAAATCTTCTATTTCCTGGTCTGGAAG CCCCCCTGACTCGCTCTCTGCCATGTTTTGCCGGGACTGTTGCTGCATCTGCTTGTGCACCTGTCTCTGGCCTGAGGCGCTATGGCCACCGCTCTGTGATCATTGCCCCCCACGTGATCCTGACCATTGGAGGTTTTGGGGACCACGGGGGACGTCACTGCCGCCTGACAGAGCTGCATGCCTTGATCAAGCAGAAGGATGCCTGGCAAGAGAGCAGTGTGACCTTGGCCGAGCCAGGAGACGCCTGGG ACGGCCGGCTCTTCCACTCCTTGACTCTTCTGCAGGCAGGCTGGGCGGTGGTGTTTGGGGGGCGCCGGTCCCCGGTGAAGCCTGCTCTAGAGGTGCATTGCCTGAGAGTGTTGGAGTCTGCCAGCGCCTCCGCCTCCAGCCCTCTTCGTGTGGAACTGACTCGGCTGCTGCCTCCCCAGGACCTGCCTTTGCCCCGCTGGAGACACACGGCAACCAAAGTTGTGCATCAAG GTGAGGCATACCTGTTTGTCTACGGGGGCTGTTGCTCCAGGCAGGCTGTGCTGGCGGATTGGTGCTTCCTGCACctgaaggaggaggggaagatcTCCTGCCAGCAG ATCCCTGTGGATGGACCTGTCCCAGCTGGCCGCCACTCCCATAGTGCCTGTGGCTGGGCAGGTGGGGTGCTCATCACAGGAGGcctggatgcagcagagcagccTCTGGGCACCATCCTCTTTCTGAGGCCAGCTGGGAAAGGCTTTCAGTGGCACTCAGTGGAGACCCACCCGCCAATCTCTCCCAG ataCTCACATACAGCCCATGTGCATCGGGGGAGGCTGTTGCTGGTGGGTGGCGTCTGGTTCCATGCCCCGTCCGTGCCTGGCGTCACTGTGATTGATCTGGCAACGGGACTCACGGCGGAGTATTGCATTGACACG
- the LCMT2 gene encoding tRNA wybutosine-synthesizing protein 4 isoform X2 codes for MGRRRRREQEAAPPGAAPPPAPPSRQVLSTGGSSAASKRSAAAMGYTRDRFALRMAPAGGRRAPIIHRGYYVRAQAVEHCVRAFLLSTHGCPLRQIISLGAGFDSLFFFLKSKGLLCHTVVFEVDFPDVACPKAALIRGTEELITLVGNDASGQTLGAAAFSGEDYRLLGVDLSELPRLEEALHRAGLDPKVPTMLLAEVVLTYMEVERSDALIQWAAGHFLHAWFILYEQIHPEDPFGRVMQNHFSRLNSHLRSLAQYPNCKAQRSRFLQREWHLKCSHYFILVASKGETPSPNLLFPGLEAPLTRSLPCFAGTVAASACAPVSGLRRYGHRSVIIAPHVILTIGGFGDHGGRHCRLTELHALIKQKDAWQESSVTLAEPGDAWDGRLFHSLTLLQAGWAVVFGGRRSPVKPALEVHCLRVLESASASASSPLRVELTRLLPPQDLPLPRWRHTATKVVHQGEAYLFVYGGCCSRQAVLADWCFLHLKEEGKISCQQIPVDGPVPAGRHSHSACGWAGGVLITGGLDAAEQPLGTILFLRPAGKGFQWHSVETHPPISPRYSHTAHVHRGRLLLVGGVWFHAPSVPGVTVIDLATGLTAEYCIDTASLEWPLMLHNHSSIFLPDEEELLLLGGGGNCFSFGTHLNFHPVRLALASIWSEP; via the exons atgggccgccgccgccggcggGAGCAAGAGGCGGCCCCTCCGGGGGCGGCCCCTCCGCCGGCGCCGCCGTCCCGGCAGGTCCTGTCCACGGGGGGCAGcagcgccgccagcaagaggtcTGCCGCCGCGATGGGCTACACGCGCGACCGCTTCGCACTCCGGATGGCGCCCGCGGGAGGCCGCCGCGCCCCCATCATCCACCG GGGCTACTATGTCCGGGCCCAGGCAGTGGAACACTGTGTCCGGGCATTCCTGCTCAGCACTCATGGCTGCCCTCTAAGGCAG ATCATCTCCTTGGGCGCAGGCTTTgactccctcttcttcttcctcaagaGCAAGGGGCTTCTGTGCCACACAGTGGTCTTTGAGGTTGATTTTCCAGACGTGGCATGCCCTAAAGCAGCCCTCATCAGGGGAACGGAGGAACTGATCACCCTGGTGGGGAACGACGCTTCTGGACAGACTCTGG GAGCGGCTGCTTTTTCCGGGGAGGATTACAGGCTGTTGGGAGTGGACCTCTCTGAGCTGCCACGGCTGGAAGAAGCCTTGCACAGAGCAGGACTGGACCCCAAAGTCCCCACAATGCTGCTGGCTGAAGTGGTGCTCACCTACATGGAGGTGGAGAG gtCAGATGCCCTGATCCAGTGGGCCGCTGGACACTTCCTGCATGCATGGTTCATCCTGTATGAACAGATCCACCCTGAAGACCCCTTTGGGCGTGTCATGCAGAATCACTTCAGCCGGCTCAACTCCCACCTTCGTTCCCTGGCCCAGTACCCCAACTGTAAGGCCCAGCGGTCCCGATTCCTTCAGAGG GAATGGCACCTGAAGTGCTCCCACTATTTCATCCTTGTGGCCTCCAAAGGAGAGACACCATCTCCAAATCTTCTATTTCCTGGTCTGGAAG CCCCCCTGACTCGCTCTCTGCCATGTTTTGCCGGGACTGTTGCTGCATCTGCTTGTGCACCTGTCTCTGGCCTGAGGCGCTATGGCCACCGCTCTGTGATCATTGCCCCCCACGTGATCCTGACCATTGGAGGTTTTGGGGACCACGGGGGACGTCACTGCCGCCTGACAGAGCTGCATGCCTTGATCAAGCAGAAGGATGCCTGGCAAGAGAGCAGTGTGACCTTGGCCGAGCCAGGAGACGCCTGGG ACGGCCGGCTCTTCCACTCCTTGACTCTTCTGCAGGCAGGCTGGGCGGTGGTGTTTGGGGGGCGCCGGTCCCCGGTGAAGCCTGCTCTAGAGGTGCATTGCCTGAGAGTGTTGGAGTCTGCCAGCGCCTCCGCCTCCAGCCCTCTTCGTGTGGAACTGACTCGGCTGCTGCCTCCCCAGGACCTGCCTTTGCCCCGCTGGAGACACACGGCAACCAAAGTTGTGCATCAAG GTGAGGCATACCTGTTTGTCTACGGGGGCTGTTGCTCCAGGCAGGCTGTGCTGGCGGATTGGTGCTTCCTGCACctgaaggaggaggggaagatcTCCTGCCAGCAG ATCCCTGTGGATGGACCTGTCCCAGCTGGCCGCCACTCCCATAGTGCCTGTGGCTGGGCAGGTGGGGTGCTCATCACAGGAGGcctggatgcagcagagcagccTCTGGGCACCATCCTCTTTCTGAGGCCAGCTGGGAAAGGCTTTCAGTGGCACTCAGTGGAGACCCACCCGCCAATCTCTCCCAG ataCTCACATACAGCCCATGTGCATCGGGGGAGGCTGTTGCTGGTGGGTGGCGTCTGGTTCCATGCCCCGTCCGTGCCTGGCGTCACTGTGATTGATCTGGCAACGGGACTCACGGCGGAGTATTGCATTGACACG